The Thermoanaerobaculia bacterium nucleotide sequence GACGAAATGCGCGTCGTGACGCATCTTCGCCTGCATCGGCAATCCTCGTTTAGACACGGGACAGCACCTCCTCGGACAGCGAGTAGTACTCGAGCGCCCCGGACGACCGCGGCGCGAACGTGAAGATCGTCTCGCGGTGCGCGGGGCTCTCTTCCAGGCGGACGCTCTTCGTGATGACCGTCTTGAAGAGCTTGTCGCCGAACACCCGTCCGATCTGATCCTGCACGTCCTTGGCGATCACCGTCCGCTTGTCGTGGAGGGTGATGACGACGCCCAGCACCCGAAGGTTCGGATTCGGGCGCGCCTTGATCTTCTCCACGGTTTCGAGGAGATCGTCGGTGCCCTCGAGCGAGAAGAAGGAGCTCTGGATCGGAATCAGGATGTGCGTCGAGGCGACGAGGGCGTTGACCGTGATCATCCCGAGCGTCGGCGGGGTGTCGATGACGATCGCGTCGAACCGTTCCTGCGCACCCGAAATCTTGTCCTTCAGGCGGAAGTGTCCGTCGATCTCCCCCACCAGCTTGCTCTCGATCTTCGCGAGCGAGATGCGGGCGGGCGCGACGATGAGGTTCGGATCCTTCGTCGGCTTGACGATGTGCGAGAGCTTCGTCGCCGGGTCGGAGAGCACTTCGAACATCGACTTGTCGATGTCCTTGCGGTCGACGAAGGTGATCGTGCTGTTGGCCTGCGGATCGAGGTCGATGAGGAGGGTCTTCAGCCCCTTCTGGGCGAGCGCGGCCGCGAGGTTGATCGCGGTCGTGGTCTTGCCCACTCCCCCTTTTTGATTGGCGATGGTGATGATCATGTAGAGCCGGACGCGATTATGGACGGGCGATCGGGAGACGTCAAACGGAACGCGAAATTGCGGCTGAATTCCGAGAGGTCCGCTGTGCGGACCCGGGGTTCTCGGGCGCCGGGTTAAGCGGCTCGTCCGCTTCGACCCGGCGCTCTCTCACATCTTGTATTTGCCCAGCTCCTCCGGGTCGATCTCCTCCAGCCACTTCTTGAGCCGGTCGGGATTGCGCGCGTCATCGACCTCGATCTTGCGGCTCTTCTCGAGCACGTCCTCCTCGACGTAGATCCCGGCGCCGAACCGCAGCGCCAGAGCGAGGGCGTCCGAGGGGCGGCTGTCGATCTCGATCGACTCCCCTTCCCGGGTGAGGAAGATGCGGGCGTAGAACGTGTTGTCGCGCAGGTCGTTGATCACGATCTTCTCGATCTTCGCCTTCAGGTCCCCGAGCGTATTGAAGAAGAGGTCGTGCGTCAGCGGACGCGAGGTCGCGACGTTCTCGATCTTGAGCGCGATGGCGTTCGCCTCGAAGACGCCGATCCAGATCGGGAGGAAGAACTTCTCCTCGTCGTCCTTGAGCACGACGACGGGCGTGTTCGAGATGGGGTCGAGCAGCAGCCCCTTGATTTCCATCCTCTTCATGTTTCCCTCCCCCCGGAGTGCTTCCCCTCGGGGGAGCACGGCGGAAATCCCAACCTCAGGCCGGCGTCCCGGCGAGCGAGTTATCGAGCCCCCGGTCGATTCGGACGCGGACGTAATCTCCGGCGCGGACGGGGCGCCCGGGGCGCGGCCGGAAGTGGACGATCCGGTTGCACGACGTCCGTCCCGAGAGCGTTCCCCCGAACTTGCTGTCGCCCTCGACGAGCACGTCGAGCACGCTTCCTTCGAGCCCGCGGTTCGTCCGCGACTGGATGGCGCGCTGCAGGTCGAGGAGCCGCGACAGCCGCTCGCGCGCGACCTCCTGTGGGACCTCCCCCTCCTCCCCCCAGCGCGCGGCCGCGGTTCCGGGCCGCGGTGAATACAGGAACCCGAACATCGTCGCGAATCCGACCTCCTCGACGAGGCGAAGCGTCTCGCGGAAGTCCTCTTCCGTCTCCCCCGGGAAGCCGACGATGAAGTCCGACGAGAAGACGACGTCCGCCGCGCGGGAGCGGACGTCGGCGACGATTTCGCGGTAACGGGCCGCGGTGTACCGCCGCTTCATCCGGGAGAGCACGCGGTCGGAGCCCGACTGCGCCGGAAGATGGAAGTATCTCCCGATCTTCGGCTGCCGCCCGAGGACGTCGCCGAAGCCGGGCGTGACGAACGCGGGGTGCGACGTGATGAACCGAAGCCGGCGCATCCCCTCGATCGCACAGAGGCGCTCGAGCAAGGCGGAGAGGTCCGCCCCCGACTCGGGACACCGGTACGCGTTGACGGTTTGTCCGAGGAGCGTGATCTCGGAAAACCCTTTCGCCGCGAGCTCGCGACATTCGGCCTCGACCTCGGCCGACCGGCGGCTCCGCTCGCGCCCGCGGGTGAACGGAACGACGCAGAAGGTGCAGAACTGATCGCACCCCTCGATCACCGTCACGAAGGCCTGGAACGGGGATTCCCGGGCGATCGAGCGGAACTGATAGACGGGGCTGTCGCGGTCGAGGTCGAGGAACGCGCCGCGCCTTCCCTCGAGCGCCCGTTCGACCGCCTCCGGGACCTTCTCGACGCTGCCCGTGCCGAGCACGAAATCGACGTAGGGAAGCCGGTCGAGGATCCGCAGCCCGGCCCGCTGGGCAACGCAGCCCGTCACTCCGATCACCCGGCCCGGCTTCTCGCGTTTCCAGTCGCTGAAGCGGCCCAGCTCGGAATAGACCTTCCCTTCCGCCTTCTCGCGCACGTCGCACGTGTTGAGCAGCAGGACGTCGGACTCGAACGGGTCCTCGGTGCGGGAGAGCCCCTGCGATTCGAGGAGACCCGCCATGCGCTGGCCGTCCAGCACGTTCATCTGACAGCCCCAGGTCTCGACGTGGAACTTCACCGGAACGACCCTAGCGGATCCAGCCGGGAAAGGCGCCCGCCCGCCGCGCCTCGTCCTCGAGCTGGTCGAGATCTTTCTGGGCGGCTTCGAGATCCGCGCGGGTCTTCACGGTCTGCTCCTTGGCGCGATCCCACGCGGGCTTGATTACGTTGTCACGGTACTGGCCGTCGTCCCAGGCGTAGAAATCGTTCTCTTCCCGTTTCTCTTCCGCCTCGGCGGCGGCGACGGCCTCGCGCGCCTTCTGGACGGCGTCGCGGACGGCGGCCGCCTTCGCCCGCCAGTAGGCCTCGTCGTGGCCCTGCAGGTCGACGATCTTCGGCATCGTGACCGGAGGCGGCGGCGCCGCCGCGGGTGGAGGAGCGGGAGCGGCCTTCCGGGCGCCTTTCTCCTCCGGCGGCTCCCCTTTCTTGACGAGCGCGTTGTCGATCATGAGGCGCGGTTTCTTCTTGTCGGACGGAGGCGCGGGTTTTGCGGCGGCGCCTCCTTTTTCGGCCGGACCGATCGGGTGGCCCTTGAATCCGCCGCCGAGCCGGTGCCTGGCCGGCGGCTCGTCGGCGGATTTCGCCGGAGGGCGAGGCGGGTCCGCCGGGCGGAGCGTCGCCGCCGCGAGCAGGACGGCAACCGTCGCGAGCAGTGCCTTCTTCATCGCGCCGCCCTCCTCTTCGGGGCCGGCGACTTCGGGCGGCGTGCGCCCGCCGCCGGCGTCTCCCCGCGGGCGGCGTCTCCGGCCGGCGCTTCCGCGCGGTTGATGTTCCCGGCCGGCGCTTCCGCGCGGCCGATGTTCCCGGCCGGCGCTTCCGCGCGGCCGTAGACATCCTCCAGTCGGACGACGTCGTCGAGCTCCGGCGACGAGGCCTCGGCTACCTGGCAGTCGGTTGCCGCGATCATGCGGTGGCGGACGCCCGCCGGGATGTGGCAGGCCTCGCCCGGCGCGAGCCGGCGGGTCGTCAGCGCTCCGTTCTCCTCGATCGCGAGCTCGAGCTCCCCCGCGATCACGTAGATCGTCTCGTCCTTGCGCCGGTGATACTGGAGGGAGAGGCGCTCGCCGCGGCGGATGAAAAGGACCTTCCCCGCGTATCGGTCGGTGTGGGCCCAGATGATCTCGTGCCCCCAGGGCTTCTCGACGCGGCGGATCATCGGCGGATCTTCCCGGACGCCCACCCCTCGCCCAGGGAATGGACCTGGTCCGCGCTCACGCAGGCGAGCGCGTCCGCCGCGAGCTTTGAGAGCTCCGCCGAGGAGAACCGCGCGAGCGTCTCGTCGACCTTCGGGATCAGCACCGGGCTCATCGACAGCTCTCTCACTCCCATCCCCGCCAGCAGGCATGCGCCGAGCGGGTCTCCCGCGAGCTCGCCGCACACGGCGACCATTCGGCCCGCGCCGCGGGCCGCGTCGATCGCCCATTTTATCATCCGGAGCACCGCGGGGGCGGCCGGCCGGTAATAGGCGGAAACGCTCGGGTCGCTCCGCTCCGCCGCGAGCACGTACTGCGCCAGATCGTTCGTGCCGATCGAGAAGAAGTCGGATTCGCGCGCGAGCTCGGCCGCGAGGACGACCGCCGAAGGCACCTCGATCATCACGCCGAGCTCGGGCGGCGCGAGGCCTTCCGCGGCGGCCACCTCCCGCAGATGCGCGCGAGCGAGCGCCACCTCTTCCGGCGACGAGACCATCGGAAGCAGGATCCGGATCTTTCCCGCGCGGGAGGCGCGAACGAGAGCGCGGAGCTGGTCGCGGAAGAGCTCCGGATGCGCGAGGCTGTGCCGCACGCCCCGAAGGCCCATCGCCGACGCGTCGTGGTCGCGCGGCCCCCACCCCTTCTCGCCGCCGAGGTCGTACGTCCGGACGACGACCGGATGCGGGCGGCATTCCTCGGCGAGCGAGGCGTAGACCCGCTCCTGCACCTCCGCGGAGGGCGGACCGTCGGCGGCGGCGAGGAACAGGAACTCGGAGCGGAAGAGCCCGATCCCCTCCGCCCCGTACCGGGCGAGAGCCTGCGCCTCCCCCGGCAGCTCGAGGTTCGCGCGGAGCGCGATCGGCACGCCGTCGGCCGTCGTTCCCCGGCGCCGGAACCGCTCGCGACGCCGCGCGGCCTCCTCTTCCCGCCGGAGGGTCGCGCGTTCGAGCGCCCGCCGAAGCTGGGGCTTCGACGGGGACGGCTCGACGATCCCGCGGTCCCCGTCGACGATCATCGGCCGGCGGCCCATCGCGCTCTCGAGGAGGCCCGCCACCCCGACCACGGCCGGGACCCCGAAGGAGCGCGCGATGATCGCGGTGTGCGAGTGGACCCCGCCGCGCTCGAGCGCGATGCCGGCGAACTGCGCGGGATCGAGGCGCGCCGCCTGGGCCGGCGAAAGGTCGTCGGCGACGAGGATCGAGCCCGGGTCGACCGACGAGCTCCCGAACCCCTCCCGCGGCGCCGAGAGCTCCGTCGCGATCGCGCGCGCGACCTGCAGGATGTCCTCTCCCCTCGCGGACAGGACCGGGTCGACCGCCCCCGCCAGCCGCTCCCGGAGCTCTTCGGCGGTGGTGCGCAGGGCCCACTCGGCGTTGATCTGCTCGCGCCGGATCCGTTTCTCGACGGGACGGATGAAGGCGGGATCGATCGCCATGAGCGCGTGCGCCGAGAGGATCGAGGAGAGCTCCCCGCCCATCTCCGGCGGGCGCGTCCCCGACAGGGACGCGAGCTTGTGGGACGCGGCGTGCGCGGCGGCGCGCAGCCGGGCGCATTCCTGGTCGAGCCGGTCGGGGGAAACGGGGAGCCGGGCGACCCACCCGTCGCGCGTGCGGAGCACGACCGCGCGCCCGACCGCGATTCCCCCCGACACGCTGACGCCGCGAAGAGCGGGCACGGTCTATTCGTCCTCGTCGAAGCGGCGCGCGATCAGGTCCTCGACCGCGCGGGACGCCTCGACTTCGTCGTCTCCCTCGACCGTGAGCTGGATCGTGGTGCCGTTGGACGCGGCGAGCAGGAGGATCCCGAGAATCGACTTGCCGTCGACCTCCTCCTCGTCCTTCCGGATGCGGACCGAGGACCGGAACCGGCTGGAGGTGTGGACGAGCTTCGCGGCCGCCCGCGCATGCAGGCCGAGCCGGTTGCGGATCTCCATCGACTTCGTGATCACGACGAAAGCCCGGGGGTCGCCCGCGTCGCCTCGGAGAGGAGGTCGGAGGCGACCTCGATCGACTTGCGCCCCCGCTCGCGAACCGCGTGGGCGAGCGCCGCGAGCGGCTCTTCTCGGCGGGTGGCGAGGCTCCGAAGGAGCATCGGAAGGTTCGCTCCGGTGACGATCTCGACCCGCCCTTCCTTCAGGAACGGGATCGCGAGGTTCGACGGCGTGCCGCCGAACATGTCGGTGAGGATCAGGACGCCGGCGCCGCGGTCGACGCCGCCGATCGCCTGCTCGATCCGGCCGCGCGCGTCTTCCCCCGGCTCGCTCCAGTCCAACCCGACGGCCGCGAGCGCCTCGGTCTCGCCCGCGATCTCCCCGGCGGCGCGGACCAGTTCGGAGGCGAGGCCGCCGTGCGTGACCACGAGAATACCGATCATCCCGTCTTCAGCCCCTCTCCGCATCCCGGTGCCGGACGCGAATGCCGTAGTTCTTTCCTCGCAGGGCGCCCGCGAGCCGCTCGGCGACGTAGACCGATCGATGGCGGCCGCCGGTGCAGCCCACGCCGATCGAGAGATAGCTCTTGCTCTCCTTCTCGTATCGGGGCAGCAGGTATTCGATGAATTCTACCAGACGCGAGAGGAACGGCTCCGTCTCCGGGTCCTTCTCGATGTAGGCGGCCACCGCGGGGTCCTCGCCCGTCTTCGGCTTGAGCTCCGGGACGAAATGCGGGTTGGCGAGGAAGCGCACGTCGAAGAGAAGGTCGACGTCGTACGGAGCGCCGAACTTGAATCCGAAGGAGGTGAGCGAGACCACGAGCCCGCCCCCCTCTTCCCCCGACCGGAAAGTACGGGAGATCAGCGCGCGCAGCTCGTGCACGGTGAGCGAGGAAGTGTCCACGAGCAGGTCGGCGAGGGACCGCACGTCCGAGAGCGTCTCGCGCTCGCGCCGGAGCGCCTCGAGGAGCGACTTCCCCTCGGCCATCGGGTGAGGGCGCCGGGTCTCGGAGAACCGCCGGATCAGGGCGTCTTCCGACGCGTCGAGGAACACGAGTTTCGCCGAGGGGACGCGCTCCTTGATGCGCCGGAGAGTCTCCGGGAACCGCGAGGCGAAGTCGGGGTTCCGGACGTCGAGGACGACGCAGATCTTGCGGCGCGGGACGCGCTCGTCGAGCGCCTCGTCGAGGAGAGGGTCGACGAGCGAGAGCGGCAGGTTGTCGACGCAGAAGTACCCGAGGTCCTCGAAGCAGCGCTCGACGTAGCTCTTGCCGGACCCGGAGAGTCCGGTGACGATCACGAGACTCTCGGGACCGCTGCTCAATGCCGGGCGCGCTTCTTCGGCGCGCGCGCGTTGCGCGCGATCTCGGCGTCGACGCGCTCCGTGAACTCGCGCGCGGCGTCGTATCCCTGGGACTTCAGGAGCTCGTTGCGCGCGGCGATCTCGATGAGAATGGCGAGGTTGCGGCCGGAAGCGACCGGCAGCCGCATCAGGGGGCGCTTCTCGCCGAGGATCTCGTACGTCTCCTGCGAGAGGCCGAGGCGGTCGTACTGCTCCCCCGGCTTCCAGCGCTCGAGCGCGATCACGAGATCCACGTCCTGCGACGCGCGCACCGCCGAGACGCCGAAGAGGTGCTTGATGTTGATGATGCCGATTCCGCGGAGCTCCATGTGGTACCGGATCAGGTTCGATGCGCGGGCGACGAGCCGTCCGGAGGGCAGCCGCGAGATCTGCACCGCGTCGTCGGCGACGAGACGGTGGCCGCGCGTGATCAGGTCGAGCGCGCATTCGCTCTTGCCGATCCCGGACTCGCCCGTGAGCAGGACGCCCATCCCGTGCACGTCGACGAGGACCCCGTGGACGGTCTGCTGCGGCGCGAGCGAGTCCTCGAGCATCCCCGTGATCCGCTGGATTACGAGCGAGGTCGTCGCCGGCGACAGGAAGAGCGGCACGCTGCGGCGGCGGCACTCGCGAAGCAGCTCCGGCGGCGGCGCGAGGCCCTTCGTCACGACGAACCCGGCGACCGGAAGCGTGGCGATCGCGGCGAACCGCTGGCGGCGCTGGAGCGGCGAGAGCGTCTGGATGTAGTCGAGCTCGCTCTCTCCGAGGATCTGAATGCGCCCCGGCTTGATGTACGGGAGGAACCCGGCGATCGCGAGGCCCGGCCTCTGGATGCGCCAGCCGGTCAGCGGCCGGCCGAGGCCCGGCTCCCCGGCGACGAGAGACAGCGCGAGGACCGAGAGGGAGGGGGCGCGCAGCGCATCCGTCGTGAGGGTCTTCCCCTCCGATTCCCTCATGCGGAAGCGATCCGGGAGTCGGCCTCCCGGAGCACGCGCGACACCTCCTCGGGGGCGCCGGCCGACAGGATCGCTTCCGTGACGCCGGGCGTCTTCACGAGCCGGGAGATGCGGGCGAGCGCCTGGAGGTGGCCGGCCGGCCAATCCGCCGGCGAGAGCACCAGGAGGACGAGACGCACCGGACGCCCGTCGAGCGCATGGAAATCGACGCCGCCCGGGACGACGCCGATCGAGAGCAGCACGCCTTCGAGGCCCGCGAGCTTGCAGTGCGGGATGGCCAGGCCGTTGCCGAGACCGGTGCAGCCGAGCTTCTCCCGCTCCAGCAGCCGCGCGGTCAGGTCCGCGGCGTCCTTGACGTCCCCGGACGCCTCGAGCCGGCGAGCCATCTCGGAGAGCGTCTCCGACATCGAGCCTCCGGGCAGATCGAGGTAGACGCGGCGAGCATCGAAGAGGAGCGGGGCGGTGGCGTCCACTACCACTCCGGCGCGATCAGCCCGAAGTTGCCGTCCCGGCGCTTGTAGAGGACCGACACCCGCTCGGAGGACGCGTCGTGGAACACGATGAACTCGTGGAGGGAGTCCTCGAGCTCGAGCGCGGCCTCCTCGGCCGACATGGGCTTGATCGGGATCCGAGTCGTCTTGACGATCCGGGGCTCGGCCGAGGGCGTGAAGCCTCCCGGTGCAATCACGTCGACGGACCATTCCGTCGCGGCGGTGCGCGCCGAGGGTTTCCCCTTGTGCTCCTTGCGGCGGGCGCGCTCCCGGGTCGCCTGCGTCTCGAGCTTGTCGAAGACCGCCGCGACGGCGCCGGCGAGATCGGTGCTCTCGGCCTTCGCCTGCCAGTTCCGCCGCCGGGAGGTGACGATGACGTCGGCCTTCACGCGATGCTTCTCGCCGGTCAGAATCAGGCGTCCCTCGACGAT carries:
- the rapZ gene encoding RNase adapter RapZ, yielding MSSGPESLVIVTGLSGSGKSYVERCFEDLGYFCVDNLPLSLVDPLLDEALDERVPRRKICVVLDVRNPDFASRFPETLRRIKERVPSAKLVFLDASEDALIRRFSETRRPHPMAEGKSLLEALRRERETLSDVRSLADLLVDTSSLTVHELRALISRTFRSGEEGGGLVVSLTSFGFKFGAPYDVDLLFDVRFLANPHFVPELKPKTGEDPAVAAYIEKDPETEPFLSRLVEFIEYLLPRYEKESKSYLSIGVGCTGGRHRSVYVAERLAGALRGKNYGIRVRHRDAERG
- the miaB gene encoding tRNA (N6-isopentenyl adenosine(37)-C2)-methylthiotransferase MiaB, with translation MKFHVETWGCQMNVLDGQRMAGLLESQGLSRTEDPFESDVLLLNTCDVREKAEGKVYSELGRFSDWKREKPGRVIGVTGCVAQRAGLRILDRLPYVDFVLGTGSVEKVPEAVERALEGRRGAFLDLDRDSPVYQFRSIARESPFQAFVTVIEGCDQFCTFCVVPFTRGRERSRRSAEVEAECRELAAKGFSEITLLGQTVNAYRCPESGADLSALLERLCAIEGMRRLRFITSHPAFVTPGFGDVLGRQPKIGRYFHLPAQSGSDRVLSRMKRRYTAARYREIVADVRSRAADVVFSSDFIVGFPGETEEDFRETLRLVEEVGFATMFGFLYSPRPGTAAARWGEEGEVPQEVARERLSRLLDLQRAIQSRTNRGLEGSVLDVLVEGDSKFGGTLSGRTSCNRIVHFRPRPGRPVRAGDYVRVRIDRGLDNSLAGTPA
- the ptsP gene encoding phosphoenolpyruvate--protein phosphotransferase, producing the protein MPALRGVSVSGGIAVGRAVVLRTRDGWVARLPVSPDRLDQECARLRAAAHAASHKLASLSGTRPPEMGGELSSILSAHALMAIDPAFIRPVEKRIRREQINAEWALRTTAEELRERLAGAVDPVLSARGEDILQVARAIATELSAPREGFGSSSVDPGSILVADDLSPAQAARLDPAQFAGIALERGGVHSHTAIIARSFGVPAVVGVAGLLESAMGRRPMIVDGDRGIVEPSPSKPQLRRALERATLRREEEAARRRERFRRRGTTADGVPIALRANLELPGEAQALARYGAEGIGLFRSEFLFLAAADGPPSAEVQERVYASLAEECRPHPVVVRTYDLGGEKGWGPRDHDASAMGLRGVRHSLAHPELFRDQLRALVRASRAGKIRILLPMVSSPEEVALARAHLREVAAAEGLAPPELGVMIEVPSAVVLAAELARESDFFSIGTNDLAQYVLAAERSDPSVSAYYRPAAPAVLRMIKWAIDAARGAGRMVAVCGELAGDPLGACLLAGMGVRELSMSPVLIPKVDETLARFSSAELSKLAADALACVSADQVHSLGEGWASGKIRR
- a CDS encoding PTS sugar transporter subunit IIA, which translates into the protein MDATAPLLFDARRVYLDLPGGSMSETLSEMARRLEASGDVKDAADLTARLLEREKLGCTGLGNGLAIPHCKLAGLEGVLLSIGVVPGGVDFHALDGRPVRLVLLVLSPADWPAGHLQALARISRLVKTPGVTEAILSAGAPEEVSRVLREADSRIASA
- a CDS encoding bifunctional nuclease family protein gives rise to the protein MKRMEIKGLLLDPISNTPVVVLKDDEEKFFLPIWIGVFEANAIALKIENVATSRPLTHDLFFNTLGDLKAKIEKIVINDLRDNTFYARIFLTREGESIEIDSRPSDALALALRFGAGIYVEEDVLEKSRKIEVDDARNPDRLKKWLEEIDPEELGKYKM
- a CDS encoding PTS fructose transporter subunit IIA; the protein is MIGILVVTHGGLASELVRAAGEIAGETEALAAVGLDWSEPGEDARGRIEQAIGGVDRGAGVLILTDMFGGTPSNLAIPFLKEGRVEIVTGANLPMLLRSLATRREEPLAALAHAVRERGRKSIEVASDLLSEATRATPGLSS
- a CDS encoding ParA family protein encodes the protein MIITIANQKGGVGKTTTAINLAAALAQKGLKTLLIDLDPQANSTITFVDRKDIDKSMFEVLSDPATKLSHIVKPTKDPNLIVAPARISLAKIESKLVGEIDGHFRLKDKISGAQERFDAIVIDTPPTLGMITVNALVASTHILIPIQSSFFSLEGTDDLLETVEKIKARPNPNLRVLGVVITLHDKRTVIAKDVQDQIGRVFGDKLFKTVITKSVRLEESPAHRETIFTFAPRSSGALEYYSLSEEVLSRV
- the hprK gene encoding HPr(Ser) kinase/phosphatase, encoding MRESEGKTLTTDALRAPSLSVLALSLVAGEPGLGRPLTGWRIQRPGLAIAGFLPYIKPGRIQILGESELDYIQTLSPLQRRQRFAAIATLPVAGFVVTKGLAPPPELLRECRRRSVPLFLSPATTSLVIQRITGMLEDSLAPQQTVHGVLVDVHGMGVLLTGESGIGKSECALDLITRGHRLVADDAVQISRLPSGRLVARASNLIRYHMELRGIGIINIKHLFGVSAVRASQDVDLVIALERWKPGEQYDRLGLSQETYEILGEKRPLMRLPVASGRNLAILIEIAARNELLKSQGYDAAREFTERVDAEIARNARAPKKRARH
- a CDS encoding HPr family phosphocarrier protein; this translates as MITKSMEIRNRLGLHARAAAKLVHTSSRFRSSVRIRKDEEEVDGKSILGILLLAASNGTTIQLTVEGDDEVEASRAVEDLIARRFDEDE
- the raiA gene encoding ribosome-associated translation inhibitor RaiA, with the protein product MPIEITGRHIDIPAREKTRVQERAARLERHTGKIVEGRLILTGEKHRVKADVIVTSRRRNWQAKAESTDLAGAVAAVFDKLETQATRERARRKEHKGKPSARTAATEWSVDVIAPGGFTPSAEPRIVKTTRIPIKPMSAEEAALELEDSLHEFIVFHDASSERVSVLYKRRDGNFGLIAPEW